The following are from one region of the Camelus ferus isolate YT-003-E chromosome 13, BCGSAC_Cfer_1.0, whole genome shotgun sequence genome:
- the SRRM1 gene encoding serine/arginine repetitive matrix protein 1 isoform X10, translated as MDAGFFRGTSAEQDNRFSNKQKKLLKQLKFAECLEKKVDMSKVNLEVIKPWITKRVTEILGFEDDVVIEFIFNQLEVKNPDSKMMQINLTGFLNGKNAREFMGELWPLLLSAQENIAGIPSAFLELKKEEIKQRQIEQEKLASMKKQDEDKDKRDKEEKESSREKRERSRSPRRTKSRSPSPAPEKKEKTPELPEPSVKVKEPSVQEATSTSDILKVPKPEPVPEPKEPSPEKNSKKEKEKEKTRPRSRSRSKSRSRTRSRSPSHTRPRRRHRSRSRSYSPRRRPSPRRRPSPRRRTPPRRMPPPPRHRRSRSPVRRRRRSSASLSGSSSSSSSSRSRSPPKKPPKRTSSPPRKTRRLSPSASPPRRRHRPSPPATPPPKTRHSPTPQQSNRTRKSRVSVSPGRTSGKVTKHKGTEKRESPSPAPKPRKVELSESEDKGGKMAAADSVQQRRQYRRQNQQSSSDSGSSSSSEDERPKRSHVKNGEVGRRRRHSPSRSASPSPRKRQKETSPRMQMGKRWQSPMNKSGRRRRSPSPPPARRRRSPSPAPPPRRRRSPTPPPRRRTPSPPPRRRSPSPRRYSPPIQRRYSPSPPPKRRTASPPPPPPKRRASPSPPPKRRVSHSPPPKQRSSPVTKRRSPSLSSKHRKGSSPSRSTREARSPQPNKRHSPSPRPRAPQTSSSPPPVRRGASSSPQRRQSPSPSSRPIRRVSRTPEPKKTKKAASPSPQSVRRVSSSRSVSGSPEPAAKKAPAPPSPVQSQSPSTNWSPAVPVKKAKSPTPSPSPARNSDPEGGGKKKKKKKDKKHKKDKKHKKHKKHKKEKAVAAVAAAAMAPAAATAPTTVSAQEEPEAEPEPKKETESEAEDNLDDLEKHLREKALRSMRKAQVSPQS; from the exons ATGGACGCGGGATTCTTCCGC GGAACAAGTGCAGAACAGGATAATCGGTTCAGCAACAAACAGAAGAAGCTCCTGAAGCAGCTGAAATTCGCAGAATGCCTAGAAAAAAAG GTGGATATGAGCAAAGTAAATTTGGAGGTTATAAAGCCTTGGATAACAAAACGAGTAACGGAAATCCTTGGGTTTGAAGATGATGTTGTGATTGAGTTTATATTCAACCAGCTGGAAGTGAAG AATCCAGACTCCAAAATGATGCAAATCAACCTGACTGGGTTTTTGAATGGAAAAAATGCTAGAGAATTTATGGGAGAACTGTGGCCCCTGCTTTTAAGTGCGCAAGAAAACATCGCTGGAATCCCTTCTGCTTTCCTagaactgaagaaagaagaaataaagcagagacag ATTGAACAAGAAAAGTTGGCATCTATGAAAAAGCAAGATGAGGACAAGGATAAGAGggataaggaagagaaagaaagcagcagagaaaaaagGGAGCGGTCTCGGAGTCCAAGAAG AACCAAGAGCCGGAGTCCATCCCCTGctccagagaaaaaggaaaaaactccaGAGCTCCCAGAACCATCAGTGAAAGTAAAAGAACCATCAGTACAAGAGGCCACTTCTACTAG tGACATCCTGAAAGTTCCCAAGCCTGAACCTGTACCAGAGCCTAAAGAACCTTCTCCggagaaaaattccaaaaaggaaaaggaaaaggagaagaccAGGCCAAGATCTCGGTCACGTTCCAAGTCAAGATCCCGGACACGTTCTCGTTCTCCTTCTCATACTCGACCTAGACGGCGTCATAGATCCCGATCAAG ATCGTATTCACCTAGAAGGAGGCCAAGCCCAAGAAGGCGGCCATCTCCTCGAAGAAGAACTCCGCCAAGACGAATGCCTCCTCCACCAAGGCATAGAAGGAGTAGATCTCCAGTGAGACG AAGGCGACGTTCATCAGCATCCTTGTCTGGGAGTAGCTCGTCTTCATCTTCATCTCGTTCCCGGTCACCGCCAAAGAAGCCTCCAAAGAGGACATCCAGCCCCCCTCGAAAAACTCGTAGGTTATCTCCTTCAGCAAGTCCTCCGAGGCGAAGGCATAGGCCATCACCTCCAGCAACTCCACCGCCAAAAACTCGTCATTCCCCAACACCCCAGCAGTCTAACCGTACAAGGAAAAGTCgtgtttctgtttctccagggAGAACTTCAGGTAAAG TGACAAAACATAAAGGTACTGAGAAAAGAGAGTCCCCTTCACCAGCACCCAAGCCTAGAAAAGTAGAGTTATCTGAATCAG AAGATAAAGGTGGCAAAATGGCTGCGGCAGATTCTGTGCAGCAGAGACGCCAGTACAGACGACAGAACCAGCAGTCTTCCTCTG ATtctggctcctcctcttcctcagaaGATGAGCGACCCAAAAGGTCCCATGTGAAGAATGGTGAGGTAGGCAGGCGGCGGAGACATTCCCCTTCCCGGAGTGCCTCTCCATCACCTCGAAAACGCCAGAAAGAGACTTCCCCTCG GATGCAGATGGGAAAGCGATGGCAATCGCCAATGAATAAAAG TGGTAGACGGAGGAGAAGCCCCTCCCCGCCACCCGCCAGAAGGCGGCGTTctccttctcctgctcctcctcctcgaCGCCGCAGGTCGCCCACACCACCACCGCGACGAAG GACTCCTTCACCTCCCCCTCGTCGGCGCTCACCTTCCCCAAGAAGATACTCTCCTCCAATACAGAGGAGATACTCTCCTTCTCCGCCTCCAAAGAGAAGAACGGcttcaccccctcctcctcctcctaaaCGAAGGGCATCACCATCTCCACCACCAAAGCGTCGGGTCTCCCACTCACCACCTCCCAAACAAAGGAGCTCCCCAGTCACCAAGAGACGTTCACCTTCATTGTCTTCAAAGCATAGGAAGGGGTCTTCCCCGAGCCGGTCTACCCGGGAGGCCCGGTCGCCACAACCAAACAAACGCCATTCGCCCTCACCACGGCCTCGAGCGCCTCAGACCTCCTCAAGTCCTCCACCTGTCCGAAGAGGAGCATCGTCATCACCCCAAAGAAGGCAGTCCCCATCTCCAAGTTCTAGGCCCATTAGGAGAGTCTCCAGGACTCCGGAacccaaaaagacaaaaaa aGCTGCCTCACCAAGCCCTCAATCAGTAAGGAGGGTCTCATCTTCCCGATCTGTCTCAGGATCTCCTGAGCCAGCAGCTAAaaaagccccagcacctccatccccTGTCCAGTCTCAGTCACCCTCTACCAACTGGTCACCAGCGGTACCGGTCAAAAAGGCTAAAAGCCCAACACCAAGCCCATCGCCGGCAAGG AATTCAGACCCAGAAGgaggtggaaagaaaaagaagaaaaagaaggacaagAAACACAAAAAGGATAAGAAGCACAAGAAGCACAAAAAACACAAGAAGGAGAAAGCTGTGGCTGCGGTGGCTGCAGCCGCCATGGCGCCCGCGGCCGCCACTGCTCCCACCACTGTGTCGGCACAGGAGGAGCCGGAGGCAGAGCCAGAGCCCAAGAAG GAGACTGAAAGTGAGGCTGAAGATAACCTTGATGACTTAGAAAAGCATCTGCGTGAGAAGGCCCTGAGATCAATGCGGAAGGCTCAAGTGTCCCCACAGTCCTAG
- the SRRM1 gene encoding serine/arginine repetitive matrix protein 1 isoform X11 codes for MDAGFFRGTSAEQDNRFSNKQKKLLKQLKFAECLEKKVDMSKVNLEVIKPWITKRVTEILGFEDDVVIEFIFNQLEVKNPDSKMMQINLTGFLNGKNAREFMGELWPLLLSAQENIAGIPSAFLELKKEEIKQRQIEQEKLASMKKQDEDKDKRDKEEKESSREKRERSRSPRRTKSRSPSPAPEKKEKTPELPEPSVKVKEPSVQEATSTSDILKVPKPEPVPEPKEPSPEKNSKKEKEKEKTRPRSRSRSKSRSRTRSRSPSHTRPRRRHRSRSRSYSPRRRPSPRRRPSPRRRTPPRRMPPPPRHRRSRSPVRRRRRSSASLSGSSSSSSSSRSRSPPKKPPKRTSSPPRKTRRLSPSASPPRRRHRPSPPATPPPKTRHSPTPQQSNRTRKSRVSVSPGRTSVTKHKGTEKRESPSPAPKPRKVELSESEEDKGGKMAAADSVQQRRQYRRQNQQSSSDSGSSSSSEDERPKRSHVKNGEVGRRRRHSPSRSASPSPRKRQKETSPRMQMGKRWQSPMNKSGRRRRSPSPPPARRRRSPSPAPPPRRRRSPTPPPRRRTPSPPPRRRSPSPRRYSPPIQRRYSPSPPPKRRTASPPPPPPKRRASPSPPPKRRVSHSPPPKQRSSPVTKRRSPSLSSKHRKGSSPSRSTREARSPQPNKRHSPSPRPRAPQTSSSPPPVRRGASSSPQRRQSPSPSSRPIRRVSRTPEPKKTKKAASPSPQSVRRVSSSRSVSGSPEPAAKKAPAPPSPVQSQSPSTNWSPAVPVKKAKSPTPSPSPARNSDPEGGGKKKKKKKDKKHKKDKKHKKHKKHKKEKAVAAVAAAAMAPAAATAPTTVSAQEEPEAEPEPKKETESEAEDNLDDLEKHLREKALRSMRKAQVSPQS; via the exons ATGGACGCGGGATTCTTCCGC GGAACAAGTGCAGAACAGGATAATCGGTTCAGCAACAAACAGAAGAAGCTCCTGAAGCAGCTGAAATTCGCAGAATGCCTAGAAAAAAAG GTGGATATGAGCAAAGTAAATTTGGAGGTTATAAAGCCTTGGATAACAAAACGAGTAACGGAAATCCTTGGGTTTGAAGATGATGTTGTGATTGAGTTTATATTCAACCAGCTGGAAGTGAAG AATCCAGACTCCAAAATGATGCAAATCAACCTGACTGGGTTTTTGAATGGAAAAAATGCTAGAGAATTTATGGGAGAACTGTGGCCCCTGCTTTTAAGTGCGCAAGAAAACATCGCTGGAATCCCTTCTGCTTTCCTagaactgaagaaagaagaaataaagcagagacag ATTGAACAAGAAAAGTTGGCATCTATGAAAAAGCAAGATGAGGACAAGGATAAGAGggataaggaagagaaagaaagcagcagagaaaaaagGGAGCGGTCTCGGAGTCCAAGAAG AACCAAGAGCCGGAGTCCATCCCCTGctccagagaaaaaggaaaaaactccaGAGCTCCCAGAACCATCAGTGAAAGTAAAAGAACCATCAGTACAAGAGGCCACTTCTACTAG tGACATCCTGAAAGTTCCCAAGCCTGAACCTGTACCAGAGCCTAAAGAACCTTCTCCggagaaaaattccaaaaaggaaaaggaaaaggagaagaccAGGCCAAGATCTCGGTCACGTTCCAAGTCAAGATCCCGGACACGTTCTCGTTCTCCTTCTCATACTCGACCTAGACGGCGTCATAGATCCCGATCAAG ATCGTATTCACCTAGAAGGAGGCCAAGCCCAAGAAGGCGGCCATCTCCTCGAAGAAGAACTCCGCCAAGACGAATGCCTCCTCCACCAAGGCATAGAAGGAGTAGATCTCCAGTGAGACG AAGGCGACGTTCATCAGCATCCTTGTCTGGGAGTAGCTCGTCTTCATCTTCATCTCGTTCCCGGTCACCGCCAAAGAAGCCTCCAAAGAGGACATCCAGCCCCCCTCGAAAAACTCGTAGGTTATCTCCTTCAGCAAGTCCTCCGAGGCGAAGGCATAGGCCATCACCTCCAGCAACTCCACCGCCAAAAACTCGTCATTCCCCAACACCCCAGCAGTCTAACCGTACAAGGAAAAGTCgtgtttctgtttctccagggAGAACTTCAG TGACAAAACATAAAGGTACTGAGAAAAGAGAGTCCCCTTCACCAGCACCCAAGCCTAGAAAAGTAGAGTTATCTGAATCAG AAGAAGATAAAGGTGGCAAAATGGCTGCGGCAGATTCTGTGCAGCAGAGACGCCAGTACAGACGACAGAACCAGCAGTCTTCCTCTG ATtctggctcctcctcttcctcagaaGATGAGCGACCCAAAAGGTCCCATGTGAAGAATGGTGAGGTAGGCAGGCGGCGGAGACATTCCCCTTCCCGGAGTGCCTCTCCATCACCTCGAAAACGCCAGAAAGAGACTTCCCCTCG GATGCAGATGGGAAAGCGATGGCAATCGCCAATGAATAAAAG TGGTAGACGGAGGAGAAGCCCCTCCCCGCCACCCGCCAGAAGGCGGCGTTctccttctcctgctcctcctcctcgaCGCCGCAGGTCGCCCACACCACCACCGCGACGAAG GACTCCTTCACCTCCCCCTCGTCGGCGCTCACCTTCCCCAAGAAGATACTCTCCTCCAATACAGAGGAGATACTCTCCTTCTCCGCCTCCAAAGAGAAGAACGGcttcaccccctcctcctcctcctaaaCGAAGGGCATCACCATCTCCACCACCAAAGCGTCGGGTCTCCCACTCACCACCTCCCAAACAAAGGAGCTCCCCAGTCACCAAGAGACGTTCACCTTCATTGTCTTCAAAGCATAGGAAGGGGTCTTCCCCGAGCCGGTCTACCCGGGAGGCCCGGTCGCCACAACCAAACAAACGCCATTCGCCCTCACCACGGCCTCGAGCGCCTCAGACCTCCTCAAGTCCTCCACCTGTCCGAAGAGGAGCATCGTCATCACCCCAAAGAAGGCAGTCCCCATCTCCAAGTTCTAGGCCCATTAGGAGAGTCTCCAGGACTCCGGAacccaaaaagacaaaaaa aGCTGCCTCACCAAGCCCTCAATCAGTAAGGAGGGTCTCATCTTCCCGATCTGTCTCAGGATCTCCTGAGCCAGCAGCTAAaaaagccccagcacctccatccccTGTCCAGTCTCAGTCACCCTCTACCAACTGGTCACCAGCGGTACCGGTCAAAAAGGCTAAAAGCCCAACACCAAGCCCATCGCCGGCAAGG AATTCAGACCCAGAAGgaggtggaaagaaaaagaagaaaaagaaggacaagAAACACAAAAAGGATAAGAAGCACAAGAAGCACAAAAAACACAAGAAGGAGAAAGCTGTGGCTGCGGTGGCTGCAGCCGCCATGGCGCCCGCGGCCGCCACTGCTCCCACCACTGTGTCGGCACAGGAGGAGCCGGAGGCAGAGCCAGAGCCCAAGAAG GAGACTGAAAGTGAGGCTGAAGATAACCTTGATGACTTAGAAAAGCATCTGCGTGAGAAGGCCCTGAGATCAATGCGGAAGGCTCAAGTGTCCCCACAGTCCTAG
- the SRRM1 gene encoding serine/arginine repetitive matrix protein 1 isoform X4: protein MDAGFFRGTSAEQDNRFSNKQKKLLKQLKFAECLEKKVDMSKVNLEVIKPWITKRVTEILGFEDDVVIEFIFNQLEVKNPDSKMMQINLTGFLNGKNAREFMGELWPLLLSAQENIAGIPSAFLELKKEEIKQRQIEQEKLASMKKQDEDKDKRDKEEKESSREKRERSRSPRRRKSRSPSPRRRSSPVRRERKRSHSRSPRHRTKSRSPSPAPEKKEKTPELPEPSVKVKEPSVQEATSTSDILKVPKPEPVPEPKEPSPEKNSKKEKEKEKTRPRSRSRSKSRSRTRSRSPSHTRPRRRHRSRSRSYSPRRRPSPRRRPSPRRRTPPRRMPPPPRHRRSRSPVRRRRRSSASLSGSSSSSSSSRSRSPPKKPPKRTSSPPRKTRRLSPSASPPRRRHRPSPPATPPPKTRHSPTPQQSNRTRKSRVSVSPGRTSVTKHKGTEKRESPSPAPKPRKVELSESEDKGGKMAAADSVQQRRQYRRQNQQSSSDSGSSSSSEDERPKRSHVKNGEVGRRRRHSPSRSASPSPRKRQKETSPRMQMGKRWQSPMNKSGRRRRSPSPPPARRRRSPSPAPPPRRRRSPTPPPRRRTPSPPPRRRSPSPRRYSPPIQRRYSPSPPPKRRTASPPPPPPKRRASPSPPPKRRVSHSPPPKQRSSPVTKRRSPSLSSKHRKGSSPSRSTREARSPQPNKRHSPSPRPRAPQTSSSPPPVRRGASSSPQRRQSPSPSSRPIRRVSRTPEPKKTKKAASPSPQSVRRVSSSRSVSGSPEPAAKKAPAPPSPVQSQSPSTNWSPAVPVKKAKSPTPSPSPARNSDPEGGGKKKKKKKDKKHKKDKKHKKHKKHKKEKAVAAVAAAAMAPAAATAPTTVSAQEEPEAEPEPKKETESEAEDNLDDLEKHLREKALRSMRKAQVSPQS from the exons ATGGACGCGGGATTCTTCCGC GGAACAAGTGCAGAACAGGATAATCGGTTCAGCAACAAACAGAAGAAGCTCCTGAAGCAGCTGAAATTCGCAGAATGCCTAGAAAAAAAG GTGGATATGAGCAAAGTAAATTTGGAGGTTATAAAGCCTTGGATAACAAAACGAGTAACGGAAATCCTTGGGTTTGAAGATGATGTTGTGATTGAGTTTATATTCAACCAGCTGGAAGTGAAG AATCCAGACTCCAAAATGATGCAAATCAACCTGACTGGGTTTTTGAATGGAAAAAATGCTAGAGAATTTATGGGAGAACTGTGGCCCCTGCTTTTAAGTGCGCAAGAAAACATCGCTGGAATCCCTTCTGCTTTCCTagaactgaagaaagaagaaataaagcagagacag ATTGAACAAGAAAAGTTGGCATCTATGAAAAAGCAAGATGAGGACAAGGATAAGAGggataaggaagagaaagaaagcagcagagaaaaaagGGAGCGGTCTCGGAGTCCAAGAAG ACGCAAATCCAGATCTCCTTCCCCTAGAAGACGATCTTCCCCtgtcaggagagagagaaagcgcAGTCATTCTCGATCTCCCCGTCACAGAACCAAGAGCCGGAGTCCATCCCCTGctccagagaaaaaggaaaaaactccaGAGCTCCCAGAACCATCAGTGAAAGTAAAAGAACCATCAGTACAAGAGGCCACTTCTACTAG tGACATCCTGAAAGTTCCCAAGCCTGAACCTGTACCAGAGCCTAAAGAACCTTCTCCggagaaaaattccaaaaaggaaaaggaaaaggagaagaccAGGCCAAGATCTCGGTCACGTTCCAAGTCAAGATCCCGGACACGTTCTCGTTCTCCTTCTCATACTCGACCTAGACGGCGTCATAGATCCCGATCAAG ATCGTATTCACCTAGAAGGAGGCCAAGCCCAAGAAGGCGGCCATCTCCTCGAAGAAGAACTCCGCCAAGACGAATGCCTCCTCCACCAAGGCATAGAAGGAGTAGATCTCCAGTGAGACG AAGGCGACGTTCATCAGCATCCTTGTCTGGGAGTAGCTCGTCTTCATCTTCATCTCGTTCCCGGTCACCGCCAAAGAAGCCTCCAAAGAGGACATCCAGCCCCCCTCGAAAAACTCGTAGGTTATCTCCTTCAGCAAGTCCTCCGAGGCGAAGGCATAGGCCATCACCTCCAGCAACTCCACCGCCAAAAACTCGTCATTCCCCAACACCCCAGCAGTCTAACCGTACAAGGAAAAGTCgtgtttctgtttctccagggAGAACTTCAG TGACAAAACATAAAGGTACTGAGAAAAGAGAGTCCCCTTCACCAGCACCCAAGCCTAGAAAAGTAGAGTTATCTGAATCAG AAGATAAAGGTGGCAAAATGGCTGCGGCAGATTCTGTGCAGCAGAGACGCCAGTACAGACGACAGAACCAGCAGTCTTCCTCTG ATtctggctcctcctcttcctcagaaGATGAGCGACCCAAAAGGTCCCATGTGAAGAATGGTGAGGTAGGCAGGCGGCGGAGACATTCCCCTTCCCGGAGTGCCTCTCCATCACCTCGAAAACGCCAGAAAGAGACTTCCCCTCG GATGCAGATGGGAAAGCGATGGCAATCGCCAATGAATAAAAG TGGTAGACGGAGGAGAAGCCCCTCCCCGCCACCCGCCAGAAGGCGGCGTTctccttctcctgctcctcctcctcgaCGCCGCAGGTCGCCCACACCACCACCGCGACGAAG GACTCCTTCACCTCCCCCTCGTCGGCGCTCACCTTCCCCAAGAAGATACTCTCCTCCAATACAGAGGAGATACTCTCCTTCTCCGCCTCCAAAGAGAAGAACGGcttcaccccctcctcctcctcctaaaCGAAGGGCATCACCATCTCCACCACCAAAGCGTCGGGTCTCCCACTCACCACCTCCCAAACAAAGGAGCTCCCCAGTCACCAAGAGACGTTCACCTTCATTGTCTTCAAAGCATAGGAAGGGGTCTTCCCCGAGCCGGTCTACCCGGGAGGCCCGGTCGCCACAACCAAACAAACGCCATTCGCCCTCACCACGGCCTCGAGCGCCTCAGACCTCCTCAAGTCCTCCACCTGTCCGAAGAGGAGCATCGTCATCACCCCAAAGAAGGCAGTCCCCATCTCCAAGTTCTAGGCCCATTAGGAGAGTCTCCAGGACTCCGGAacccaaaaagacaaaaaa aGCTGCCTCACCAAGCCCTCAATCAGTAAGGAGGGTCTCATCTTCCCGATCTGTCTCAGGATCTCCTGAGCCAGCAGCTAAaaaagccccagcacctccatccccTGTCCAGTCTCAGTCACCCTCTACCAACTGGTCACCAGCGGTACCGGTCAAAAAGGCTAAAAGCCCAACACCAAGCCCATCGCCGGCAAGG AATTCAGACCCAGAAGgaggtggaaagaaaaagaagaaaaagaaggacaagAAACACAAAAAGGATAAGAAGCACAAGAAGCACAAAAAACACAAGAAGGAGAAAGCTGTGGCTGCGGTGGCTGCAGCCGCCATGGCGCCCGCGGCCGCCACTGCTCCCACCACTGTGTCGGCACAGGAGGAGCCGGAGGCAGAGCCAGAGCCCAAGAAG GAGACTGAAAGTGAGGCTGAAGATAACCTTGATGACTTAGAAAAGCATCTGCGTGAGAAGGCCCTGAGATCAATGCGGAAGGCTCAAGTGTCCCCACAGTCCTAG
- the SRRM1 gene encoding serine/arginine repetitive matrix protein 1 isoform X9, translated as MDAGFFRGTSAEQDNRFSNKQKKLLKQLKFAECLEKKVDMSKVNLEVIKPWITKRVTEILGFEDDVVIEFIFNQLEVKNPDSKMMQINLTGFLNGKNAREFMGELWPLLLSAQENIAGIPSAFLELKKEEIKQRQIEQEKLASMKKQDEDKDKRDKEEKESSREKRERSRSPRRTKSRSPSPAPEKKEKTPELPEPSVKVKEPSVQEATSTSDILKVPKPEPVPEPKEPSPEKNSKKEKEKEKTRPRSRSRSKSRSRTRSRSPSHTRPRRRHRSRSRSYSPRRRPSPRRRPSPRRRTPPRRMPPPPRHRRSRSPVRRRRRSSASLSGSSSSSSSSRSRSPPKKPPKRTSSPPRKTRRLSPSASPPRRRHRPSPPATPPPKTRHSPTPQQSNRTRKSRVSVSPGRTSGKVTKHKGTEKRESPSPAPKPRKVELSESEEDKGGKMAAADSVQQRRQYRRQNQQSSSDSGSSSSSEDERPKRSHVKNGEVGRRRRHSPSRSASPSPRKRQKETSPRMQMGKRWQSPMNKSGRRRRSPSPPPARRRRSPSPAPPPRRRRSPTPPPRRRTPSPPPRRRSPSPRRYSPPIQRRYSPSPPPKRRTASPPPPPPKRRASPSPPPKRRVSHSPPPKQRSSPVTKRRSPSLSSKHRKGSSPSRSTREARSPQPNKRHSPSPRPRAPQTSSSPPPVRRGASSSPQRRQSPSPSSRPIRRVSRTPEPKKTKKAASPSPQSVRRVSSSRSVSGSPEPAAKKAPAPPSPVQSQSPSTNWSPAVPVKKAKSPTPSPSPARNSDPEGGGKKKKKKKDKKHKKDKKHKKHKKHKKEKAVAAVAAAAMAPAAATAPTTVSAQEEPEAEPEPKKETESEAEDNLDDLEKHLREKALRSMRKAQVSPQS; from the exons ATGGACGCGGGATTCTTCCGC GGAACAAGTGCAGAACAGGATAATCGGTTCAGCAACAAACAGAAGAAGCTCCTGAAGCAGCTGAAATTCGCAGAATGCCTAGAAAAAAAG GTGGATATGAGCAAAGTAAATTTGGAGGTTATAAAGCCTTGGATAACAAAACGAGTAACGGAAATCCTTGGGTTTGAAGATGATGTTGTGATTGAGTTTATATTCAACCAGCTGGAAGTGAAG AATCCAGACTCCAAAATGATGCAAATCAACCTGACTGGGTTTTTGAATGGAAAAAATGCTAGAGAATTTATGGGAGAACTGTGGCCCCTGCTTTTAAGTGCGCAAGAAAACATCGCTGGAATCCCTTCTGCTTTCCTagaactgaagaaagaagaaataaagcagagacag ATTGAACAAGAAAAGTTGGCATCTATGAAAAAGCAAGATGAGGACAAGGATAAGAGggataaggaagagaaagaaagcagcagagaaaaaagGGAGCGGTCTCGGAGTCCAAGAAG AACCAAGAGCCGGAGTCCATCCCCTGctccagagaaaaaggaaaaaactccaGAGCTCCCAGAACCATCAGTGAAAGTAAAAGAACCATCAGTACAAGAGGCCACTTCTACTAG tGACATCCTGAAAGTTCCCAAGCCTGAACCTGTACCAGAGCCTAAAGAACCTTCTCCggagaaaaattccaaaaaggaaaaggaaaaggagaagaccAGGCCAAGATCTCGGTCACGTTCCAAGTCAAGATCCCGGACACGTTCTCGTTCTCCTTCTCATACTCGACCTAGACGGCGTCATAGATCCCGATCAAG ATCGTATTCACCTAGAAGGAGGCCAAGCCCAAGAAGGCGGCCATCTCCTCGAAGAAGAACTCCGCCAAGACGAATGCCTCCTCCACCAAGGCATAGAAGGAGTAGATCTCCAGTGAGACG AAGGCGACGTTCATCAGCATCCTTGTCTGGGAGTAGCTCGTCTTCATCTTCATCTCGTTCCCGGTCACCGCCAAAGAAGCCTCCAAAGAGGACATCCAGCCCCCCTCGAAAAACTCGTAGGTTATCTCCTTCAGCAAGTCCTCCGAGGCGAAGGCATAGGCCATCACCTCCAGCAACTCCACCGCCAAAAACTCGTCATTCCCCAACACCCCAGCAGTCTAACCGTACAAGGAAAAGTCgtgtttctgtttctccagggAGAACTTCAGGTAAAG TGACAAAACATAAAGGTACTGAGAAAAGAGAGTCCCCTTCACCAGCACCCAAGCCTAGAAAAGTAGAGTTATCTGAATCAG AAGAAGATAAAGGTGGCAAAATGGCTGCGGCAGATTCTGTGCAGCAGAGACGCCAGTACAGACGACAGAACCAGCAGTCTTCCTCTG ATtctggctcctcctcttcctcagaaGATGAGCGACCCAAAAGGTCCCATGTGAAGAATGGTGAGGTAGGCAGGCGGCGGAGACATTCCCCTTCCCGGAGTGCCTCTCCATCACCTCGAAAACGCCAGAAAGAGACTTCCCCTCG GATGCAGATGGGAAAGCGATGGCAATCGCCAATGAATAAAAG TGGTAGACGGAGGAGAAGCCCCTCCCCGCCACCCGCCAGAAGGCGGCGTTctccttctcctgctcctcctcctcgaCGCCGCAGGTCGCCCACACCACCACCGCGACGAAG GACTCCTTCACCTCCCCCTCGTCGGCGCTCACCTTCCCCAAGAAGATACTCTCCTCCAATACAGAGGAGATACTCTCCTTCTCCGCCTCCAAAGAGAAGAACGGcttcaccccctcctcctcctcctaaaCGAAGGGCATCACCATCTCCACCACCAAAGCGTCGGGTCTCCCACTCACCACCTCCCAAACAAAGGAGCTCCCCAGTCACCAAGAGACGTTCACCTTCATTGTCTTCAAAGCATAGGAAGGGGTCTTCCCCGAGCCGGTCTACCCGGGAGGCCCGGTCGCCACAACCAAACAAACGCCATTCGCCCTCACCACGGCCTCGAGCGCCTCAGACCTCCTCAAGTCCTCCACCTGTCCGAAGAGGAGCATCGTCATCACCCCAAAGAAGGCAGTCCCCATCTCCAAGTTCTAGGCCCATTAGGAGAGTCTCCAGGACTCCGGAacccaaaaagacaaaaaa aGCTGCCTCACCAAGCCCTCAATCAGTAAGGAGGGTCTCATCTTCCCGATCTGTCTCAGGATCTCCTGAGCCAGCAGCTAAaaaagccccagcacctccatccccTGTCCAGTCTCAGTCACCCTCTACCAACTGGTCACCAGCGGTACCGGTCAAAAAGGCTAAAAGCCCAACACCAAGCCCATCGCCGGCAAGG AATTCAGACCCAGAAGgaggtggaaagaaaaagaagaaaaagaaggacaagAAACACAAAAAGGATAAGAAGCACAAGAAGCACAAAAAACACAAGAAGGAGAAAGCTGTGGCTGCGGTGGCTGCAGCCGCCATGGCGCCCGCGGCCGCCACTGCTCCCACCACTGTGTCGGCACAGGAGGAGCCGGAGGCAGAGCCAGAGCCCAAGAAG GAGACTGAAAGTGAGGCTGAAGATAACCTTGATGACTTAGAAAAGCATCTGCGTGAGAAGGCCCTGAGATCAATGCGGAAGGCTCAAGTGTCCCCACAGTCCTAG